From SAR324 cluster bacterium:
TTTTTGCATCACCAAATAGCATGCGGGTATTGTCGCGGAAATAAAGTGGATTCTCTACCCCAGAGTATCCGGTTGCCATGCTCCTTTTGAGAGCGATCACAGTCCCAGCCTTCCACACCTCTAGTACCGGCATCCCGTAAATTGGACTGCCTGGATTCTCTTCGGCTCCTGGGTTGACAATATCATTTGCGCCGATCACCAGAGCAAGATCTGTGTTTGGTAACTCTGGATTGATCTCATCCATTTCTAAAACTATGTCATAAGGCACGTTCGCTTCCGCCAACAAGACATTCATGTGGCCTGGGAGGCGACCGGCCACCGGATGAATAGCAAATTTAACGTCTACTTGCTGTTCCCTTAAGAAAGCTACAATCTCTCTCACAACGTGTTGAGCTTGGGCAACCGCCATCCCATAGCCAGGAACGATGACGACACTTCGGGAGTGTTTGAGTTGTTCAGCGACCTCCTCTGCCTGGATCGGAATCGCTTCACCCTGAACTTCTGAAGAATCTAACACCGTTCCCTCTTCAACTCCCCAACCACCAGCAATTACATTGATGAAAGGCCGATTCATTCCTTTGCACATGATATAGCTTAGTATTGCTCCACTACTTCCCACTAAGGCACCAGTTACTAGCAAAAGATTATTGCCCAACATGAACCCTGCCATCGCCGCTGACCAACCGGAGTAACTATTTAGCATGGATACTACGACGGGCATGTCCGCACCACCGATCGCCATGATCATATGAATCCCAATTGCACCTGAAATCACAGCGACCAAGAATAGAGCAAAAGCATGATTTCCTGGTTCCCCGATCATCAACCAAATTGCTAGAAGGAAACTAACGCCTATACCTGCCAAGTTAATGAGATGTCGGCCTGGCAGCATCACAGGCCGGCTGCCAATCCGGGCACTCAGCTTTCCAAAGGCCACCACAGAACCTGTAAACGTGTAGGTTCCAATGAATACCCCAAGAAACACCTCAAAGATATGGATGGTCGATCCGGGGCCTGTCTCGGTCTCTAAATAACTGACAAATCCTACAAAGGTTGCCGCAAGTCCTCCAAAACTGTTTAGAATCGCAACCATCTCCGGCATTTGAGTCATTTCTACTCGAGTCGCCAACTGCCAGCCAATGAGAGCACCCCCGGTAAGTAGAGGGACTAACCAAAAATATCGACCGGCCTCTGGCAAGCTGAGAGTCGCAAGAATCGCTACTGCCATGCCAAGCATGCCTAGACGATTACCACGTTGAGCCGTTTCTTGTTGAGACAAGCCGCTGATGCTCAAGATGAATAAAATACTCGCACTGATAAAGGCTAAACTGATGATCCCTGAGGGCATGATAATCAAAACTCCTGATTGAGTGTCAGATTTTCAACATATTGATGAGGTTACTTCTTGAACATGCCAAGCATCCGCTTGGTGACCAGAAAGCCACCCGCAATATTTATCGTAGCGATCAGAATTGCAGCACCTGACAGAAGTGGGTGCTCACCAGAAATGTGTATCATTCCACCAAGCACAATGATTCCACTGATCGCATTTGTCAGACTCATCAATGGAGTTTGCAGAGAGGGCGTGACATTCCAAACCACCATGTAGCCAACAAAACAGGAAAGCATGAAAACAAAGAGATGACCCAGAAATTCTTCCGTTCCAACAAAACCAAGCATCACACACAAGAGGGTGGCTAACGCATAAGCAACGTAAGGATGAAAAATCTTATGCCAAGCTGGTTTTATAGTTTCTGTTGCAGTCGCTTCAGCTGTTTGATCTTGAGCAGTTTCCGGTTGGATGGGTTTTTTCGGCACCGGAGGTCTTGGCGGCTCCCAAGTCACCTCTCCATTACGAGTGACGGTGATTGCGCGAGTGATTTCATCTTCAAAATTCAACTCAACAAGGTTCTCACCTTTCAAATGATTCAATAATTTTAGTACGTTGTTACCATATAGCTGACTAGCCTGGGTTGGTAGCTCACTTGGTAGATTGGTTTTGCCGACAATGGTTACACCCATTTGCTTGACCACTTTGCTGGGTTCAGTTAGTTCGCAGTTACCTCCACCTTCAGCTGCCAAATCAACAATGACAGAACCTGGCTTCAT
This genomic window contains:
- a CDS encoding NAD(P)(+) transhydrogenase (Re/Si-specific) subunit beta, with amino-acid sequence MPSGIISLAFISASILFILSISGLSQQETAQRGNRLGMLGMAVAILATLSLPEAGRYFWLVPLLTGGALIGWQLATRVEMTQMPEMVAILNSFGGLAATFVGFVSYLETETGPGSTIHIFEVFLGVFIGTYTFTGSVVAFGKLSARIGSRPVMLPGRHLINLAGIGVSFLLAIWLMIGEPGNHAFALFLVAVISGAIGIHMIMAIGGADMPVVVSMLNSYSGWSAAMAGFMLGNNLLLVTGALVGSSGAILSYIMCKGMNRPFINVIAGGWGVEEGTVLDSSEVQGEAIPIQAEEVAEQLKHSRSVVIVPGYGMAVAQAQHVVREIVAFLREQQVDVKFAIHPVAGRLPGHMNVLLAEANVPYDIVLEMDEINPELPNTDLALVIGANDIVNPGAEENPGSPIYGMPVLEVWKAGTVIALKRSMATGYSGVENPLYFRDNTRMLFGDAKTSLTQVAGLLR
- a CDS encoding Re/Si-specific NAD(P)(+) transhydrogenase subunit alpha; translated protein: APEAKEIEKLHEGQILICMLQPAQQKVLLEGLASKQVTALAMDAIPRISRAQSMDVLSSMANISGYRAVVEAAQHFGRFFTGQITAAGRIPPAKVLVIGAGVAGLAAIGASHSLGAIVRAFDTRIAVRDEVKSLGGEFLELDLEEDGTGAGGYAKQMSEDFIKAEMELFAQQAAEVDIIITTAAIPGRPSPKLITTEMVRSMKPGSVIVDLAAEGGGNCELTEPSKVVKQMGVTIVGKTNLPSELPTQASQLYGNNVLKLLNHLKGENLVELNFEDEITRAITVTRNGEVTWEPPRPPVPKKPIQPETAQDQTAEATATETIKPAWHKIFHPYVAYALATLLCVMLGFVGTEEFLGHLFVFMLSCFVGYMVVWNVTPSLQTPLMSLTNAISGIIVLGGMIHISGEHPLLSGAAILIATINIAGGFLVTKRMLGMFKK